The genome window CGAACGACAGCCCGTCGACCAGCGGCATGCCGACGGAGTTGGCAAACTCCATCGGCGCCGCCCCCGTACCGCCCTCGGCGCCGTCCACCGTGATGAAATCCGGCGTGATGCCGGTGGCGAGCATCGCCTTGCAGATGGCGAGAAACTGTACCCGGTCGCCGACGCACAGCTTGAAGCCGACCGGCTTGCCGCCCGACAGCTGGCGCAGCCGCTCGACGAACTCGAGCAGCCCCGCGGGCGTCGAAAACGCCGAGTGATACGGCGGCGACAGCACGTCCTGGCCGACCGGCACGCCGCGAATCGCCGCGATCTCCGGGCTGACCTTCGCGGCCGGCAAGATGCCGCCGTGGGCCGGCTTGGCCCCCTGCGACAGCTTGATCTCGATCATCCGCACCGACTCGATGTGCGATCGTTCGGCGAACACGTTCGCGTCGAACCGGCCGTCCGGCGTCCGGCAGCCGAAGTAGCCGGTGCCGATCTGCCACACCAGATCGCCGCCGTGCTCGAGGTGATACGGGCTCAACCCGCCCTCGCCCGTGTTGTGCCAGAACCCGCCGGTGCGCGCGCCGAGGTTGAGCGCGAGGATCGCCTGCTTGCTCAGCGACCCGTAGCTCATCGCCGACACGTTCAGGCGCGACGCGAGGTACGGCACGCGGCACCGCGGCCCGCCGATGCGCACGCGCGGCTCCGCCTCGCGCGGCGGACGCGGCGCGAGCGAGTGGACGAGCCACTCGTGCCCCACCGCGTACACGTCCCGCTTGGTCCCGAACGGGACGGTCTGCAACGCCCCCTTGGCGCGCTGATACACGATCGCGCGGTGCTCGCGGTCGAACGGCGCGCCGTCGGTGTCGGACTCGACGAAATACTGCTGGATCTCCGGGCGGATGGCCTCGAACAGGTACCGCCCGTGCCCGATGACCGGGTAGTTGCGCAGCAGCGACCGCTTGGTCTGCAGCACGTCGTGCAGGCCCACCGCGACGATCGGCCCGACGCCGGCGAGCGCCCACAGCGCCGCCGCCGGCCGGCCGACCGCGGCCAGCGCGCCGATACCGGCCAAGCTCGCGACGACGAACGAAAAGAACCCGCGCCGAACCATGATGACCTGTGACTCGGCCGCGGCCGATTTCCCTTTAGTCGCCCCGCGGGCGCGCGGAATCGGCGGGCGTCGTCCCGCGCGCGACGATCGCGATGCACGGCGCGGGGCCAGCCAGGGGAGCCGACGGACGAAGGGGGGCCCTTCCGTGCGGGGCGGTCCGACGCCGCCGGCGCCGCGAGGCCGGTAGCAGATCGGCGCGCTTGTCTGTAGGGTGGCGACATGGACATCGGCCCCGACGACGTGTTGGCGTGGTGGTTCGACGCGGGCGACGACCCGCAAAAACGCTGGTTCGTCCGCTCGGACGCGGTGGACGCGGAGATCCGCGACCGCTTCGGCGACGTGTGGGAGAAAGCGGCCGGCGGCGAGCTGGACTCGTGGGCCGACACGCCGCGCGGCCGGCTCGCGCTGATCGTGGTGCTCGACCAGTTGTCCCGCAACCTGCACCGCGACTCGCCCGTCGCGTACCGCCAGGACGCGCGCGCGCGCGCGCTGGCCGAGGACGCCATCGCGCGCGGATGGGACGCACAGCTGGCCCCGTTCGAGCGCGCGTTCTTGTACATGCCACTGATGCACGCCGAAGACCTCGCGGCGCAAGAGTTGTCGGTCGCGAAGTTCGAGGCGCTGGCCGCCGAGCAGCCGGCCGATCGGCGCGCACCGTTCGAGTCGTTCGCCGACTACGCGCGCAAGCACCGCGACGTGATCGCGCGCTTCGGCCGGTTCCCGCACCGCAACGCCGAACTCGGCCGCGACACGACCGACGCCGAGCGCGCATTCCTCGCCACCGGGCGCGGGTTCTGACCGGCCGCCGGCGAACCCGCGGCGGCCGGTGAACCTCCCGCGTGGTACAACCGCGCGATGGTGTCCGACTTCGGCCGCGGCGTCGCCGACGTCCAGCGCGGCGCGCGGTTCGTGCTCGCGCGACCGCGCCTGTGGGTGTGGCTGGCCGCACCGGCCGCCGTCGCGCTCGTCGTCCTCGCCGGCGTCGTGTGGCTAGCCGTGGCGTGGGCCAGCCCCGCGATCGACGCGGCCGCCGCCGTGTTGCCGGACGCCGTCGAGCGAGTCGCCGCCGGCGCGCTCACGGTCGTGCTGATCGCGCTGCTCGCGGTGGCCGGCTACTTCGCGTTCTTCGCGATCGCCGCGCTGTTGTCCGCGCCGTTCAACGAAATGTTGTCCGAGGCGATCGAAGTCGAGATCACCGGCGCGCCGCCGCCGCCGTCGTCGCTCGGGCGACTGGTGCGGGACGTCGCCGTCGGCATCGGCCACGCGCTGCGCCGCGTCATCAAGTACGCCGCGACCGTCGCGCTGCTGGTCGCCGTCGGCGCGGTCGTCCCGGTGGTCGGCGCGATCGCGTCGGCGATCGGCGGCGTGTGGGTCACGGCGCAGTTCGCCGCCTACGACGCCTACGATGCCGTGTGGGCGCGCAAGGGCTGGCGCTACGCCGACAAGCTCGCATACGTGCGCCGCCATCGCGGGCGCGCACTCGGACTCGGCGCCGCGATCGCCGCGCTCATGGCCGTGCCGGGCTTCAACCTGCTCGCGCTGTCGTTCGGCGCCGCCGGAGCCACGCTCGCCTTCGTGTCGACCGGCGACGACAACGCGGCCGCCGTCGCTGCGTCCTCCGCGCGCGCCACCGGCTAGGGGCTGTCCCTGAATACAGCACACCACATCCTATGTCCCTGAAAGCTGATGCTGCGTTGCTCCTCAGTTACTTGGGCCCACCAAGCGCCTTCGTCGCGCCTTGCCTCAGATTCCATGGACTTCGCCTGAGGCGCACTGCATTCAGGGACAGCCCCTAGTCGACTTGCCTGTACGACAGGCAACGTGGCTAGCCGCGTAGCCAGTTGACGCGTCGATCCGAACCGTAGTAGCAGGCCTCCCACACTCACCTACGGAGGTCCCCCCTGATGACGCTCACCACCCGGTTTTCCCTTCCCCTGTCCTTGTCCCTCCTCCTGTTCGCGTGCGCGCCGGCGTCCGAAGAGGACGTCGGCGCGGCGCGCGGCCTTGCTCCCTCGGGCAAGGCCGACGGCGCCGGCTCGTGCGACCTCGGCACGTGCGGCGGCCAGGCAGCCGGCGGTTGCTGGTGCGACGACCTGTGCGCCGGTTACGGCGACTGCTGCGCCAACGCCGGCGACGTGTGCGGCGTCGACGAGTGCGACGCGAACGCGAACACCGGCTGCGCCGACGGCGAAACGTGCGTCGCCGGAGAACCCAACCTGTGCCACGCGCCGGCGTCGTGCGGCCCGCAGGCCGCGACCGGCGTCGGTCTGTGCGAGCGGTTCTTCGGCTACGCGTGGAACGGCGTCGACTGCGTCGGCGTAAGCGGTTGCTCGTGCAACGGTGACGACTGCGACGCGCTGTACACGTCACCCGATGCGTGCCGGACCGCGCACGCGGCCTGCTATCCGGGCGAGGGCTGCCCCGACTGGACGTCGCCCGAGGTCAAGTACGTGTCGTTCGACCCGGCGACCTGCGCCACCGTCCGCTTCCAGTGTGCGGAGGGCAAGCGCCCGTTCTCGAACGAGTGCGGCTGCGGCTGCGAGCCGGAAGCGCCGGCGATGTGCGGCGGCATCGCCAACATCCAGTGCACCGGCGCCAACGACTACTGCGACGTGTCCGGCCACTGCGGCGCGACCGACCAGAGCGGCGTGTGCCGCGAGCGGCCGCAGTTCTGCCCGGAGGTCTACCAGCCGGTGTGCGGCTGCGACGGCACCACGTACGGCAACGCATGCAAGGCGGCGGCCGCCGGCGCGAGCGTCGCGTCCGAGGGGCCGTGCAAGCCGGCGCCCAACAGCTGCGCCGACCACTGCGGCGGCTCGTCCGAGGACGGGTCGTGCTGGTGCGACGCGGCCTGCTCGTACTACGGCGACTGCTGCGCCGACAAGGCGAGCACCTGCGGCTGACGCCGAGCCGATGGATCCGGCGGGGGCGCTTCGGCGCCCCCGTTTTTTTTTTGCGACGCCGGCGGACGGCGCGGCGCGATCGCGACGCGCGCGCCGGCGGTCCCGGGCCGGCGCGACGGCGCGCCGTCAGAACGGCCGCACCGCCGCGAGCACGACGATCGCCGCGACCAGCAGCTCGATCGCCGCGAGCAGCCATCCCGGCGGCGCGGCGACCTGTCCGCGGGAGAACCGGCCGACCTTGACCCGCACGAGCCCGTGCAGCGCCACGAGCCCGACGACCGCCGCGAGCTTGGCGTGCATCCAGCCGCCGGTCTTCAGCGGCGACGGCTCGAGACCGAACAACATCCACAGCCCGGCCGCGATCGCGACCGTCGCGCCGATGTCCATCGCCATCGCGAGCCGTTTTTCCAGCGCCTCGAACGCGCCGCGCGCGGCGTCGCCGGCGGCCGCGTGCGCGCGCAGGGCGAACGCGCAGCCGACCAGCGCGCCCACCCACGCGACGAACCCGTAGATGTGGACGGCGCGCACCCATTTGAACGTGTCGAGATCCATGGTCGCTGCCGTCATACCACCGGGCGGCCGGCGGGGCCATCGGTCGCGGCCGCCGCCCGACGCCGGCGGCGCCCCCCCGGCGACACCGCGGCGCTCACGCCGCCGACAGCGCCCGCGCCGTGCGCCGCGCCCACCGCGCGACGCGCGGGTCCACGGGGCGCCGGTAGTAGCGCCGGCACTCGTCCTCGCGCCCGCGCACGACCCGCTTGCCGCGCAGCTCGCCGCGCCACTCGGTGACCACGGTCGCCTGGCCTTCCGGCGCGCCCGGCCGCCGAGAATAGATCACGACCCAGTCGCCGACGTGGCCGGTCCGGTGCGCGCGCTCGGTGTTCGAAAACAGCACCGTGAACCGCCAATCGCCGCGCCGAGGATGCCAGATCGGCAGCCACGCGCGCGCCTCGGGGTTGCGTTTGCGGGGTGCGATGCGCGGCAGCCGCCCCGCGCGCGCCAGCCGGCGGTACTCGTCGTCCAGTTCCAACAAAACGCCCACCGGGGGGCGCGCCGCTGCCGCGCCTGCCGACGACACCGGCGGAACCAGGTCCGCAGCCGCTGCGCCGTCGGCGCGCCGAGCCCCGGTGGGCGATACGGGCACAGCCGTGCTCCGTTTCGCTCCCACCGGCGCGCGCGGCGACTCTGCGCCTGTCGCGTGCATCGGTGCCCGGTCCGTGGCCGTTGCGCGGTGCGGCCGCGCGCGGCCGGTGGGAGGTGCCGGCGAGGAGGTCGTGGCCTCCGCGGGCGTCCAGCGCGCGCCTCCGAACTGGTCTGCTTGCGGAGTTCGGCCCGCGTCCGTTGCGCGGTGCGAGCGCTCTCGGCCGGAGGGTTCCACGCCTGGCCTCGCTTTCCACCGGTGAACGTAATCACTCCCGCCGCGCGCGCAAGACGCGGGCTTCTCTCACCGGCAGCGTTGTGCCATCGTCGCGGCGATGCAGAACCCACGCTCGACCGGCACCCACGGCGGCGCGCTCATCGCCGACGTGCTCGCGGCGCGCGGCGTCGCGCACCTGTTCACCCTGTGCGGCGGCCACATCTCGCCGATCCTCGTCGGCGCCAAGGCGCGCGGCATTCGCGTCGTCGACGTGCGCGACGAGGTGTCCGCCGTGTTCGCCGCGGACGCGGTCGCACGCATGACCGGCATCCCGGGCGTCGCCGCCGTCACCGCGGGTCCCGGCGTCACCAACACCGTCACCGCGGTCAAGAACGCCCAGATGGCGCAGTCGCCGGTGGTCGTGTTCGGCGGCGCCACCGGCACCCTGCTCAAGGGGCGCGGCTCGCTGCAGGACATCGATCAGCTGTCGATCATGAAGCCGATCACGAAGTGGGCGACGACCGTGCGCACGCTGCCGAGCCTGGCGCCCACCGTCGAAAAAGCGCTGGACGTCGCCGCGTCCGGCGTCCCCGGCCCGGTGTTCGTCGAGGTGCCGGTCGACCTGCTGTACCCGGAGGACATGGTGCGCGAGATGTACCTGTCCGAAAGCGGCGTCCGCAACGCGGACCACCTCGGCGCCAAGGCGCTCGAGCTGTTCATCAAGGGGCACCTGTACCGCCAGTTTCACCAGCCGCACCTGCCGATCGACGTGTCGCTGCGCGACGTGAAGCTGCCGCAGGTGCGCAGCCCGCGCGACAAGATCGGCGACGCGGCGGCCGCGCTGCGCCGCGCGCAGCGGCCGGCGCTCGTCGTCGGCAGCCAGGCGCTCGTCAACTGCCGCGACGCGCAGGCGATCGCCGCCGCGGTCGAATCGATCGGCGCGCCGGTGTGGCTCGGCGGGCTCGCGCGCGGACTGCTCGGCCGCCACAGCGACATTCAGTTCCGCCACAAGCGCAGCCAGGCGCTGCGCGAGGCGGACGTCGTGGTCGTCGCGGGCTTCCCGTTCGACTTCCGCCTCAAGTACGGCCGCGCGATCGGCTCGAAGGCCACGCTGATCGCCGCCAACCTCAGCGCGCACGAGATGCGCAAAAACCGCCGCGCCGACATCGCCGTGCAGATGAACGCGGGCCAGTTCCTCATCGACCTGGCGGCGGAACTCGGCGGCGCCGCCGGTCCGTGGGACGAGTGGTTGTCGACG of Deltaproteobacteria bacterium contains these proteins:
- a CDS encoding FMN-binding glutamate synthase family protein — translated: MVRRGFFSFVVASLAGIGALAAVGRPAAALWALAGVGPIVAVGLHDVLQTKRSLLRNYPVIGHGRYLFEAIRPEIQQYFVESDTDGAPFDREHRAIVYQRAKGALQTVPFGTKRDVYAVGHEWLVHSLAPRPPREAEPRVRIGGPRCRVPYLASRLNVSAMSYGSLSKQAILALNLGARTGGFWHNTGEGGLSPYHLEHGGDLVWQIGTGYFGCRTPDGRFDANVFAERSHIESVRMIEIKLSQGAKPAHGGILPAAKVSPEIAAIRGVPVGQDVLSPPYHSAFSTPAGLLEFVERLRQLSGGKPVGFKLCVGDRVQFLAICKAMLATGITPDFITVDGAEGGTGAAPMEFANSVGMPLVDGLSFVHNALVGAGLRDDIRLVASGKIVTGFHIARAIALGADVCNSARGMMMALGCIQARRCNDNTCPVGIATSDPRLSKAIDVDKKAERVARFHADTIEALLELVGAAGLESPDEIGPEHVMRRVAHHEVRSFAELYEQLEPGCLRDGAAPGAWRAAWDRARPDRFAAAPRRGALVAA
- a CDS encoding DUF924 domain-containing protein, whose translation is MDIGPDDVLAWWFDAGDDPQKRWFVRSDAVDAEIRDRFGDVWEKAAGGELDSWADTPRGRLALIVVLDQLSRNLHRDSPVAYRQDARARALAEDAIARGWDAQLAPFERAFLYMPLMHAEDLAAQELSVAKFEALAAEQPADRRAPFESFADYARKHRDVIARFGRFPHRNAELGRDTTDAERAFLATGRGF
- a CDS encoding thiamine pyrophosphate-binding protein, which codes for MQNPRSTGTHGGALIADVLAARGVAHLFTLCGGHISPILVGAKARGIRVVDVRDEVSAVFAADAVARMTGIPGVAAVTAGPGVTNTVTAVKNAQMAQSPVVVFGGATGTLLKGRGSLQDIDQLSIMKPITKWATTVRTLPSLAPTVEKALDVAASGVPGPVFVEVPVDLLYPEDMVREMYLSESGVRNADHLGAKALELFIKGHLYRQFHQPHLPIDVSLRDVKLPQVRSPRDKIGDAAAALRRAQRPALVVGSQALVNCRDAQAIAAAVESIGAPVWLGGLARGLLGRHSDIQFRHKRSQALREADVVVVAGFPFDFRLKYGRAIGSKATLIAANLSAHEMRKNRRADIAVQMNAGQFLIDLAAELGGAAGPWDEWLSTLRDRERARDAEIAEGAKRPGDGGLVNPLDFFLQLEDKLADDAVLVVDGGDFVATAAYILRPRGPLRWLDPGVFGTLGVGGGFAIGASLVYPQSEVWLIYGDGSCAYSLAEFDTYARHGLAPIAVIGTDGSWAQIAREQVPMLGDDVGTVLARTAYHEVARGYGGEGLLLTDPARIGDTLDEAKAIARSGRPVCVNVHIARSDFREGSISM